The following are encoded together in the Prosthecobacter sp. SYSU 5D2 genome:
- the lpxA gene encoding acyl-ACP--UDP-N-acetylglucosamine O-acyltransferase, whose amino-acid sequence MIHPTAIIHDSAKIDPSVEIGPYVIVDGAAEIGEGCRVEAHAQIVGQVKVGARTVIGRAAIIGGDPQDLGFKRETESGVILGEDNVIREQVTIHRASKAGSHTRMGNGNFLMAGAHLAHDVILGDKNILANACLLAGHITVGSNTFIGGGAVFHQFIRIGDYCVVQGNGGFGKDIPHFCAAHRINRLMGLNVIGLRRQGFNAEQRAVIKEMFQLLFRSGKNLSQAVETAREREWPPAAQRLLDFVATPSKRGICAFGGTDAEDD is encoded by the coding sequence ATGATCCACCCGACTGCAATCATCCATGACTCTGCGAAAATTGACCCCTCCGTGGAGATCGGCCCCTATGTGATTGTGGACGGGGCGGCGGAGATTGGGGAAGGCTGCCGGGTGGAGGCGCATGCGCAGATTGTGGGCCAGGTCAAAGTAGGCGCCCGGACCGTCATCGGGCGGGCGGCCATCATAGGCGGAGACCCTCAGGATCTGGGATTCAAGCGGGAAACGGAGAGTGGGGTGATCCTGGGGGAGGACAATGTGATCCGCGAGCAGGTGACCATCCACCGGGCGAGCAAGGCGGGGAGCCACACCCGCATGGGGAATGGCAATTTCCTGATGGCCGGAGCGCACCTGGCCCATGATGTCATCTTGGGGGACAAAAATATTTTGGCCAATGCCTGTCTGCTGGCGGGGCACATCACCGTGGGCAGCAATACCTTCATTGGGGGAGGGGCGGTGTTTCACCAGTTCATCCGCATTGGGGATTACTGCGTGGTCCAGGGCAATGGGGGCTTTGGCAAGGACATCCCGCACTTTTGCGCAGCGCACCGGATCAACCGGCTGATGGGCCTGAACGTGATCGGACTGCGGAGGCAGGGTTTTAATGCGGAGCAGCGCGCTGTGATCAAAGAGATGTTCCAACTGCTTTTCAGGTCCGGTAAAAATCTGTCCCAGGCCGTGGAAACTGCGAGGGAGCGGGAATGGCCGCCAGCGGCGCAAAGGTTGCTGGATTTTGTGGCAACCCCGAGCAAGCGTGGCATTTGCGCGTTTGGCGGCACGGATGCGGAGGATGATTGA
- a CDS encoding Gfo/Idh/MocA family oxidoreductase, which translates to MKRWRIAGINFEHFHMGDLLRQASAHPNAEVVGICDEEPERMQGAVKNFGLEADQVFTDYRACLEQTKPDIVVLCPAASKHGEWVEKVAPYGTHLLMEKPFAASLAEADAMVAAMTPTGKVLAVNWPLVWDAGQQTAHRLILEGLIGEVREFHHHGGNRGPLYHGADKTEHEPTAAEKAASWFYSREQGGGSLLDYMGYGATLGTWHLGGKSPLEVTCTWDHPNGLEVDEHSITVIRYAGGLSKTETRWGTFTDPWTFQPQPKCGFVLRGTDGTISCYDYEKTLRVQTAKRPEGYEVPVDEIAAPNRNPIEHLIHSLETGAPLIGPLSLEISRIGQQIVDTAYLSAQEKRTLPLLG; encoded by the coding sequence ATGAAACGCTGGCGAATCGCAGGAATAAATTTTGAACATTTTCACATGGGTGATTTGTTGCGCCAGGCTTCTGCGCACCCCAATGCGGAGGTGGTTGGTATCTGTGATGAGGAGCCGGAGCGGATGCAGGGGGCGGTGAAAAATTTCGGGCTGGAGGCTGACCAGGTTTTCACCGACTACCGGGCCTGTCTTGAGCAAACGAAGCCGGATATTGTCGTGTTATGCCCGGCCGCATCCAAACACGGGGAGTGGGTGGAAAAAGTGGCTCCGTATGGGACGCATCTGTTAATGGAAAAACCCTTTGCCGCGAGCCTCGCTGAGGCGGATGCGATGGTGGCGGCGATGACACCCACGGGAAAGGTGCTGGCGGTGAACTGGCCGCTGGTGTGGGATGCCGGGCAGCAGACCGCCCACCGCCTGATCCTGGAGGGACTGATCGGCGAGGTGCGTGAATTCCATCACCACGGGGGCAACCGGGGGCCGCTGTATCACGGGGCAGACAAGACGGAGCATGAGCCAACCGCTGCGGAGAAGGCGGCAAGCTGGTTTTACAGCCGTGAGCAGGGCGGGGGATCCCTCCTGGATTACATGGGCTATGGGGCGACGCTGGGCACCTGGCATCTGGGTGGGAAATCCCCGCTGGAGGTCACCTGCACCTGGGACCACCCGAACGGACTGGAGGTGGATGAGCATAGCATCACGGTGATCCGCTATGCAGGTGGTTTGAGCAAAACGGAGACACGCTGGGGGACCTTTACGGATCCCTGGACATTCCAGCCCCAGCCGAAGTGCGGGTTTGTGCTGAGGGGGACCGATGGGACGATTTCCTGCTACGATTATGAGAAGACGCTGAGGGTGCAGACTGCTAAGCGGCCGGAGGGATATGAGGTGCCTGTGGATGAGATCGCTGCCCCAAACCGCAATCCCATCGAACATTTAATCCATTCGCTGGAGACGGGAGCACCGCTGATCGGGCCGCTCAGCCTGGAAATCAGCCGCATCGGCCAGCAGATTGTGGACACCGCGTACCTGAGTGCGCAGGAAAAGCGGACACTGCCTCTGCTGGGTTGA